A single genomic interval of Litoreibacter ponti harbors:
- a CDS encoding PstS family phosphate ABC transporter substrate-binding protein, producing the protein MSFTKSVASAAILAAAAATAADARDQIRVVGSSTVFPFSTAVAEQFGRSTDFQTPVVESTGSGGGLKLFCAGVGTQHPDITNSSRRMKEKEFQQCNENGVTDVTEAIVGFDGIVMANAKGGPVFAVTREQIVTALAAEGPLPERWSDVDPSLPAIKIEVLGPPPSSGTRDAFNELVMEEGCEGAGIECEGITIREDGAYVEAGENDNLIVSKLEANPNALGIFGFSFLDQNSDVLQGSTVDGVEPTFDNIAEGDYPVSRSLYFYIKNAHVGVIPGLQEFANEFMSEDAAGEEGYLVDKGLIPLPEEQFETISGNVASLTKMTGDEWK; encoded by the coding sequence ATGTCGTTCACAAAATCCGTGGCCTCTGCCGCCATCCTTGCTGCCGCCGCTGCCACCGCTGCAGATGCCCGCGACCAGATCCGCGTAGTCGGTTCTTCAACCGTGTTCCCGTTCTCGACCGCTGTGGCCGAGCAGTTCGGGCGCTCCACCGATTTCCAAACCCCTGTTGTCGAGAGCACGGGCTCCGGCGGCGGCCTGAAACTCTTTTGTGCCGGTGTCGGCACACAGCACCCAGACATCACCAATTCGTCGCGTCGCATGAAGGAAAAAGAGTTCCAGCAATGCAATGAGAACGGTGTGACCGACGTGACCGAAGCCATCGTGGGATTTGACGGCATCGTCATGGCCAACGCCAAGGGCGGCCCCGTGTTTGCCGTAACCCGCGAGCAGATCGTCACAGCGCTGGCCGCCGAGGGCCCGCTGCCCGAGAGGTGGTCCGACGTGGACCCGTCGCTGCCTGCCATCAAGATCGAAGTGCTCGGGCCTCCGCCCAGCTCCGGCACCCGTGACGCGTTCAATGAGCTGGTCATGGAAGAGGGCTGCGAGGGCGCAGGCATCGAATGTGAGGGCATCACCATCCGCGAAGATGGCGCCTATGTGGAAGCGGGCGAGAACGACAACCTGATCGTCTCCAAGCTGGAAGCCAACCCCAACGCCTTGGGCATCTTTGGCTTCTCCTTTCTGGACCAGAACTCCGACGTTCTGCAGGGCTCGACCGTGGACGGCGTTGAGCCGACCTTTGACAACATCGCCGAGGGCGACTACCCGGTCTCCCGCTCGCTGTATTTCTACATCAAGAACGCCCATGTCGGCGTGATCCCCGGCCTTCAGGAATTCGCCAACGAGTTCATGTCTGAGGACGCCGCGGGTGAAGAGGGCTACCTGGTCGACAAGGGCCTGATCCCACTGCCCGAAGAGCAGTTCGAGACGATTTCGGGCAACGTGGCATCGCTGACCAAGATGACAGGTGACGAGTGGAAGTAG
- a CDS encoding ATP-binding protein — MDESAILAGIPLPVLLVAPDYAVTRTNPASLEMFGHDPVGQNAVSLLRQAPVLAALDGAMRDRQPGHARFLLSGLSGEVSYEMRAHPMDGGGAVVSFEDRSHREESELMRRDFIANISHELRTPLTGLIGFIETLRGPAKDDAAAQERFLAIMADEAQRMSRMVSDLLSLSRVEVDERVRPRAEVGVEAVLRSVLATLEGKLQEANVGVETEGLTLAAPIRGDSDQLIQLFINLIENAIKYGGPEKTIHVSLSLIERDPTLRQPAVRVDIRDEGPGIDPIHIPRLTERFYRIDDDRSRAKGGTGLGLAIVKHIVNRHRGRLKITSDQGVGSVFSVIFPQG; from the coding sequence ATGGATGAGAGCGCGATCCTGGCGGGTATTCCGTTGCCTGTGCTGCTTGTCGCTCCGGATTACGCGGTGACCCGGACGAACCCCGCCTCCCTTGAGATGTTCGGCCATGATCCGGTTGGTCAGAATGCGGTGTCGCTTCTACGTCAGGCACCGGTTCTGGCGGCGCTCGACGGCGCGATGCGGGACCGCCAACCGGGGCATGCGCGGTTTCTCCTTTCTGGTCTCTCGGGCGAGGTCAGCTATGAGATGCGCGCGCATCCCATGGACGGGGGCGGCGCTGTCGTGAGTTTTGAGGACCGCTCGCACCGCGAAGAAAGCGAACTCATGCGCCGCGACTTCATTGCCAATATCAGCCACGAGCTGCGCACGCCGCTCACGGGTCTGATCGGCTTCATCGAGACCCTGCGCGGGCCGGCAAAGGATGACGCGGCGGCCCAAGAGCGGTTTCTTGCGATCATGGCCGATGAGGCGCAGCGGATGAGCCGCATGGTGTCGGATTTGCTGTCGCTCAGCCGGGTCGAGGTCGATGAGCGGGTGCGTCCGCGGGCCGAGGTTGGGGTGGAGGCGGTTCTGCGCTCGGTCCTGGCAACGCTTGAAGGAAAGTTGCAGGAGGCAAACGTTGGTGTTGAGACGGAAGGCCTGACCCTGGCCGCGCCGATCCGTGGTGACAGCGACCAGCTTATCCAGCTGTTCATCAACCTGATCGAGAACGCGATCAAATACGGCGGGCCTGAAAAGACCATTCATGTGAGCCTGTCGCTGATCGAGCGCGACCCGACCCTGCGGCAGCCAGCAGTGCGCGTCGATATCCGAGACGAGGGCCCGGGAATCGATCCGATTCATATTCCCCGACTGACCGAGCGATTCTACCGCATCGATGACGACCGCAGCCGCGCGAAGGGCGGAACGGGGCTCGGGCTGGCGATTGTGAAACATATCGTCAACCGCCATCGCGGAAGGCTGAAAATAACATCTGATCAAGGGGTTGGAAGCGTGTTCTCAGTGATTTTTCCGCAGGGCTGA